One Panicum virgatum strain AP13 chromosome 9K, P.virgatum_v5, whole genome shotgun sequence genomic region harbors:
- the LOC120649713 gene encoding UDP-glycosyltransferase 83A1-like, protein MAKGHILVLPFPAQGHVTPFMKLSHRLVDHGFEVTFVNTEADHSRVLGALQPAGGATALGGIHLASIPDGLADDDDRRNLGKLLDACSWHVPGHLERLVTEMEAAGRPKVNWLVGDMVMSPCFEVAKKLGIRVASFWTASAACLAIMRNASKLIEEGLINVEGWAERDETFQLAPGMPAIQTSRMPWLDGTGTPVGPPAMLELILRFAKLKSLAEVVVCNSFDEAEVGAFKLYPEFLPIGPLVADRELKKPVGHFLPEDERCVKWLDARPDRSVVYVAFGSMAIFDPRQFEELAEGLELAGRPFLWVVRPDFAAGLSESWFAEFRQRVAGTGMIVSWCPQQQVLAHRAVACFVSHCGWNSTMEGVRNGVPFLCWPYFTDQFIDRSYITNVWRTGLAVSPNADGIVTKEELRSKVEQVLGDGDIRERARVFMDASRRCIRGSGSSCENFNKFVNLLSE, encoded by the exons ATGGCCAAGGGTCACATCCTGGTGCTGCCATTCCCGGCGCAGGGCCACGTCACCCCGTTCATGAAGCTCTCCCACCGCCTGGTCGACCACGGCTTCGAGGTCACCTTCGTCAACACTGAAGCGGATCACTCGCGGGTGCTCGGCGCGCTgcagccggcgggcggcgccacaGCGCTGGGCGGCATCCACCTCGCATCCATCCCTGACGGGctggccgacgacgacgaccgcaGGAACCTCGGCAAGCTCCTGGACGCCTGCTCCTGGCACGTGCCGGGGCACCTGGAGCGGCTTGTCACCGAGATGGAGGCGGCCGGGAGGCCCAAGGTGAACTGGCTCGTCGGCGACATGGTCATGAGTCCCTGCTTCGAGGTCGCCAAGAAGCTCGGCATCAGGGTCGCCTCGTTCtggacggcgtcggcggcgtgctTAGCAATCATGCGGAACGCCTCCAAGCTGATAGAGGAAGGACTCATCAACGTCGAGG GTTGGGCAGAGCGGGACGAGACGTTCCAGCTCGCCCCCGGGATGCCGGCGATCCAGACATCGCGGATGCCGTGGCTGGACGGGACGGGCACGCCGGTAGGGCCACCGGCCATGCTCGAGCTGATCCTACGGTTCGCCAAGCTCAAGAGCCTCGCCGAGGTGGTCGTCTGCAACTCGTTCGACGAGGCCGAGGTCGGCGCGTTCAAGCTGTACCCTGAATTCCTGCCCATCGGCccgctggtcgccgaccgggaGCTCAAGAAGCCGGTGGGCCACTTCCTGCCGGAGGACGAGCGGTGCGTCAAGTGGCTGGACGCGCGGCCGGACCGGTCCGTCGTGTACGTGGCCTTCGGCAGCATGGCCATCTTCGACCCGCGCCAGTTCGAGGAGCTCGCCGAggggctcgagctcgccggccggccgttcCTGTGGGTGGTGCGGCCGGACTTCGCCGCCGGCCTGAGCGAGTCGTGGTTCGCCGAGTTCCGGCAACGCGTCGCCGGCACGGGCATGATCGTCAGCTGGTGCCCCCAGCAGCAG GTCCTGGCGCACCGCGCGGTGGCGTGCTTCGTGTcgcactgcgggtggaactcAACCATGGAGGGCGTGAGGAACGGGGTGCCGTTCCTGTGTTGGCCCTACTTCACCGACCAGTTCATAGACCGGAGCTACATCACCAACGTGTGGCGGACCGGTCTGGCAGTGTCGCCCAACGCGGACGGCATCGTGACCAAGGAGGAGCTGAGGAGCAAGGTGGAGCAGgtcctcggcgacggcgacatcAGGGAGAGGGCTCGGGTCTTCATGGATGCTTCTCGCCGGTGCATCAGAGGAAGTGGATCGTCGTGCGAGAACTTCAACAAGTTTGTGAACCTGCTAAGTGAATGA